Proteins encoded within one genomic window of Rhododendron vialii isolate Sample 1 chromosome 1a, ASM3025357v1:
- the LOC131315295 gene encoding uncharacterized protein LOC131315295 isoform X1: MLLPLRISTGLSASSSSLSLYSLSSRTPAATVRVPHCKSLRTNQDIAAVEYRESNSQLTPKNDNGGFGETEEDPAEPGVPAAAAGGGEAGGGKGISGIQVPRQRYIAISKTELLDGILLMFESQEEIDQFLLLTSCLDSILHAEHKSILEEMRLDYNLTQSGEKKRTSVNGSARSERDDEPKGNEFESSIENTGGTGSMEEYREDKIEPDMLAASTFSLNLRYLLGYLPRSIKRNSLKESRIAVATRFQRAFVQLLCNAQFEELSARDLMLTTALNSDYLLTLPVYVDWKRASESNAIIFRRGYATERQKGLLLVDKLDYLQSKLLQGIFLIISKPLAKVGIWITEAFKSAYQGQDVQIWAERAKLWLKKLTVLQQTNPFSEQSSDNLLQVDHLSDNELPIWLAAQRAVTRYEGILSPVGPRGRLLRKFLIWSGLISPMPRESFDLESDVTTSEPYLRPIFLSRITLGDLWEPASRKHFGNDLWKRLKTAISILFSQSILQEPAFQELILLFTEERDEGETEDTAEVPLLQLKIYERIPIPDLPVIFPHKKLSFRILDTVRLDIATSLGLLAYFINYKFVNILSSPSAVLLDVIGISALIIYVTRVALGYKQTRDRYQLLVNKTLYEKTLASGFGSVHFLLDASEQQQYKEAILAYAILLKAETSQAACPENVKDRCERFMYDMFEEQVEMPVDKAVDTLVRLGLVTTKIDDDKVRLQAIPCPKAYDVLKQRWNTLLS; encoded by the exons ATGCTTCTTCCTCTGAGAATCTCCACCGGCCTCAGCGCTTCGTCGTCGTCACTATccctttactctctctcttctcgaaCTCCCGCTGCCACTGTCAGAGTTCCTCACTGTAAATCTCTCAGAACTAATCAGGATATAGCAGCAGTTGAGTATAGGGAATCGAACTCACAACTGACGCCGAAGAATGACAATGGAGGGTTTGGAGAGACGGAGGAGGACCCCGCCGAGCCCGGAGTTCCAGCAGCGGCTGCCGGCGGCGGCGAAGCTGGTGGAGGTAAAGGCATTTCTGGAATTCAAGTGCCCAGACAACGGTACATAGCCATTTCTAAGACGGAGCTTTTGGATGGTATTCTGCTGATGTTCGAGTCACAAGAGGAGATTGATCAATTTCTTCTTCTGACCTC GTGTTTGGACTCCATACTTCATGCTGAACACAAAAGCATTTTAGAGGAAATGCGATTGGACTATAACCTGACCCAGTCTGGCGAGAAGAAAAGAACTAGTGTCAATGGTTCAGCTCGTTCAGAAAGAGACGATGAACCCAAGGGAAATGAATTTGAATCATCTATAGAAAATACGGGTGGGACTGGGAGCATGGAAGAGTACAGGGAAGACAAGATTGAACCCGACATGCTAGCAGCTTCGACTTTTAGCTTAAACCTGAGATATCTGTTGGGTTATTTGCCCAGAAGCATCAAGAGAAATTCCTTGAAGGAGTCAAG AATTGCTGTGGCCACTCGTTTCCAGCGCGCTTTCGTACAGCTTCTTTGTAATGCTCAGTTTGAAGAACTGTCAGCCCGGGATTTGATGTTGACAACTGCATTGAACAGTGATTATCTTCTTACTCTGCCAGTTTATGTTGACTGGAAGAGGGCATCTGAGTCCAATGCTATAATATTCAG GCGAGGTTATGCAACGGAGAGGCAGAAGGGCTTACTACTTGTTGACAAATTGGATTATTTACAGTCAAAACTGCTGCaaggaatttttttaatcatctcCAAGCCATTAGCAAAAGTTGGAATATGGATAACTGAG GCCTTTAAGAGCGCATATCAGGGACAAGATGTACAAATTTGGGCTGAGAGAGCTAAGCTTTGGCTGAAGAAACTGACCGTTCTCCAGCAGACAAATCCTTTCAGTGAACAAAGTTCTGATAACCTACTACAAGTTGACCATTTATCAGATAATGAACTTCCTATTTGGCTGGCAGCACAAAGGGCAGTAACTCGATATGAAGGGATTCTCTCACCCGTTGGACCCCGTGGCAGGCTCTTAAGGAAGTTCCTTATATGGAGTGGACTTATCTCACCTATGCCAAGAGAATCATTTGACCTTGAATCTGATGTTACTACTTCTGAACCATATTTAAG GCCAATTTTCTTATCGAGGATAACACTTGGTGATTTATGGGAACCTGCCTCGAGGAAACACTTTGGAAACGATCTCTGGAAAAGGTTGAAGACTGCTATTTCCATCCTTTTCTCGCAATCAATTCTCCAG GAGCCAGCATTTCAAGAACTGATTTTACTTTTCACTGAGGAAAGGGATGAGGGAGAAACTGAAGATACAGCTGAGGTTCCTTTGTTGCAGTTGAAGATCTATGAGAGAATTCCTATTCCAGATTTACCG GTTATTTTTCCTCACAAAAAGCTCTCTTTTCGTATCCTAGACACG GTACGATTGGATATTGCCACAAGCTTGGGACTTTTGGCGTACTTCATAAACTACAAGTTTGTGAACATCTTATCATCCCC ATCTGCTGTACTTCTAGATGTGATTGGAATCAGTGCTCTTATTATATATGTGACCCGTGTGGCTCTGGGTTACAAACAGACAAGGGATAGGTATCAG CTTCTGGTCAACAAGACACTTTATGAGAAAACCTTAGCAAGTGGCTTCGGCTCAGTTCACTTTCTTCTGGATGCATCTGAACAGCAGCAA tACAAGGAAGCCATTTTGGCTTACGCAATCCTGCTCAAAGCGGAGACGAGCCAG
- the LOC131315295 gene encoding uncharacterized protein LOC131315295 isoform X2: MLLPLRISTGLSASSSSLSLYSLSSRTPAATVRVPHCKSLRTNQDIAAVEYRESNSQLTPKNDNGGFGETEEDPAEPGVPAAAAGGGEAGGGKGISGIQVPRQRYIAISKTELLDGILLMFESQEEIDQFLLLTSCLDSILHAEHKSILEEMRLDYNLTQSGEKKRTSVNGSARSERDDEPKGNEFESSIENTGGTGSMEEYREDKIEPDMLAASTFSLNLRYLLGYLPRSIKRNSLKESRIAVATRFQRAFVQLLCNAQFEELSARDLMLTTALNSDYLLTLPVYVDWKRASESNAIIFRRGYATERQKGLLLVDKLDYLQSKLLQGIFLIISKPLAKVGIWITEAFKSAYQGQDVQIWAERAKLWLKKLTVLQQTNPFSEQSSDNLLQVDHLSDNELPIWLAAQRAVTRYEGILSPVGPRGRLLRKFLIWSGLISPMPRESFDLESDVTTSEPYLRPIFLSRITLGDLWEPASRKHFGNDLWKRLKTAISILFSQSILQEPAFQELILLFTEERDEGETEDTAEVPLLQLKIYERIPIPDLPVNTYAQCYFSSQKALFSYPRHGTIGYCHKLGTFGVLHKLQVCEHLIIPV, from the exons ATGCTTCTTCCTCTGAGAATCTCCACCGGCCTCAGCGCTTCGTCGTCGTCACTATccctttactctctctcttctcgaaCTCCCGCTGCCACTGTCAGAGTTCCTCACTGTAAATCTCTCAGAACTAATCAGGATATAGCAGCAGTTGAGTATAGGGAATCGAACTCACAACTGACGCCGAAGAATGACAATGGAGGGTTTGGAGAGACGGAGGAGGACCCCGCCGAGCCCGGAGTTCCAGCAGCGGCTGCCGGCGGCGGCGAAGCTGGTGGAGGTAAAGGCATTTCTGGAATTCAAGTGCCCAGACAACGGTACATAGCCATTTCTAAGACGGAGCTTTTGGATGGTATTCTGCTGATGTTCGAGTCACAAGAGGAGATTGATCAATTTCTTCTTCTGACCTC GTGTTTGGACTCCATACTTCATGCTGAACACAAAAGCATTTTAGAGGAAATGCGATTGGACTATAACCTGACCCAGTCTGGCGAGAAGAAAAGAACTAGTGTCAATGGTTCAGCTCGTTCAGAAAGAGACGATGAACCCAAGGGAAATGAATTTGAATCATCTATAGAAAATACGGGTGGGACTGGGAGCATGGAAGAGTACAGGGAAGACAAGATTGAACCCGACATGCTAGCAGCTTCGACTTTTAGCTTAAACCTGAGATATCTGTTGGGTTATTTGCCCAGAAGCATCAAGAGAAATTCCTTGAAGGAGTCAAG AATTGCTGTGGCCACTCGTTTCCAGCGCGCTTTCGTACAGCTTCTTTGTAATGCTCAGTTTGAAGAACTGTCAGCCCGGGATTTGATGTTGACAACTGCATTGAACAGTGATTATCTTCTTACTCTGCCAGTTTATGTTGACTGGAAGAGGGCATCTGAGTCCAATGCTATAATATTCAG GCGAGGTTATGCAACGGAGAGGCAGAAGGGCTTACTACTTGTTGACAAATTGGATTATTTACAGTCAAAACTGCTGCaaggaatttttttaatcatctcCAAGCCATTAGCAAAAGTTGGAATATGGATAACTGAG GCCTTTAAGAGCGCATATCAGGGACAAGATGTACAAATTTGGGCTGAGAGAGCTAAGCTTTGGCTGAAGAAACTGACCGTTCTCCAGCAGACAAATCCTTTCAGTGAACAAAGTTCTGATAACCTACTACAAGTTGACCATTTATCAGATAATGAACTTCCTATTTGGCTGGCAGCACAAAGGGCAGTAACTCGATATGAAGGGATTCTCTCACCCGTTGGACCCCGTGGCAGGCTCTTAAGGAAGTTCCTTATATGGAGTGGACTTATCTCACCTATGCCAAGAGAATCATTTGACCTTGAATCTGATGTTACTACTTCTGAACCATATTTAAG GCCAATTTTCTTATCGAGGATAACACTTGGTGATTTATGGGAACCTGCCTCGAGGAAACACTTTGGAAACGATCTCTGGAAAAGGTTGAAGACTGCTATTTCCATCCTTTTCTCGCAATCAATTCTCCAG GAGCCAGCATTTCAAGAACTGATTTTACTTTTCACTGAGGAAAGGGATGAGGGAGAAACTGAAGATACAGCTGAGGTTCCTTTGTTGCAGTTGAAGATCTATGAGAGAATTCCTATTCCAGATTTACCGGTAAATACTTATGCTCAAT GTTATTTTTCCTCACAAAAAGCTCTCTTTTCGTATCCTAGACACG GTACGATTGGATATTGCCACAAGCTTGGGACTTTTGGCGTACTTCATAAACTACAAGTTTGTGAACATCTTATCATCCCC GTATAA
- the LOC131322393 gene encoding uncharacterized protein LOC131322393, whose amino-acid sequence MAPIFSFLSIVSLYGTYLRRSLSAAGLSSQTIDIDHETTLHFWGPKPPPDATANPSKPSLVLIHGFGPDAVWQWRQQVSFFAREFSVYVPSLVFFGDSTTKSAERSEVFQAVSVGKLMERLGVKRYSVMGTSYGGFVAYSMAAMWPERVEKVVIASSGVNLRYRDNVELVRDRARVEKVEEVLLPGTAAQLRVLLGLAFTKRRVSVPDFLLNDVIRKLYSKNRKEKMELLKGLTLGKDDTVILSPLHQEVLIVWGDHDQIFLLEKATELKELLGEKARLEVIKNTAHVPQIENPGKFNSIVYNFLLGSSL is encoded by the exons ATGGCACCCATCTTCTCCTTTCTCAGCATCGTCTCCCTGTACGGAACCTATCTCCGCCGCTCCCTCTCCGCCGCCGGCCTCTCCTCACAAACCATCGACATCGACCACGAAACCACCCTCCACTTCTGGGGCCCGAAACCGCCACCAGACGCCACTGCCAACCCCAGCAAACCCTCTCTCGTCCTCATCCACGGGTTCGGCCCCGACGCCGTCTGGCAATGGCGCCAGCAGGTGTCCTTCTTCGCCCGCGAGTTCTCCGTGTACGTGCCCAGCCTCGTCTTCTTCGGCGACTCCACCACCAAGTCGGCCGAGCGGTCGGAGGTCTTCCAGGCGGTCTCGGTGGGGAAGCTGATGGAGAGGCTGGGCGTGAAGAGGTACTCGGTGATGGGGACGAGCTACGGGGGGTTCGTGGCATACAGCATGGCGGCGATGTGGCCGGAGAGGGTGGAGAAGGTGGTGATCGCGAGCTCCGGGGTGAACCTAAGGTACAGGGATAACGTGGAGCTGGTGAGGGACAGGGCGAGGGTGGAGAAAGTTGAGGAGGTTTTGCTGCCGGGGACGGCGGCGCAGTTGAGGGTTTTGCTTGGTCTTGCTTTTACCAAGCGTCGCGTCTCCGTGCCAGATTTCTTGTTAAACGACGTCATTCGG AAACTGTACTCGAAAAACAGGAAGGAGAAGATGGAACTCCTCAAGGGATTGACCCTTGGAAAGGACGACACAGTAATATTATCCCCTCTTCATCAG GAGGTGTTGATTGTGTGGGGAGACCATGACCAGATATTTCTATTGGAGAAAGCTACTGAACTAAAGGA GCTTCTAGGGGAGAAGGCCAGACTGGAAGTGATAAAGAACACGGCGCATGTGCCCCAAATCGAAAACCCTGGGAAATTCAACAGCATTGTCTACAACTTCTTGCTTGGGTCCTCCTTGTGA